The following proteins come from a genomic window of Frankia casuarinae:
- a CDS encoding RNA polymerase-binding protein RbpA, producing MAGGNAIRGSRVGAGPMGEAERGETAPRQRISFWCANAHETRPSFAADAAIPDTWDCPSCGFPAGRDRDNTPAPPRTEPYKTHLAYVRERRNEKDGEAILAEALAKLRGAS from the coding sequence GTGGCAGGTGGCAACGCCATCCGGGGGAGCCGGGTCGGGGCAGGACCGATGGGAGAGGCGGAACGGGGCGAGACCGCGCCCCGGCAACGTATCTCCTTCTGGTGCGCTAACGCGCACGAGACGAGACCGTCGTTCGCCGCGGACGCGGCGATCCCCGACACGTGGGATTGTCCGAGCTGTGGTTTTCCGGCGGGACGGGATCGGGACAACACCCCGGCCCCGCCGCGCACCGAGCCGTACAAGACCCATCTCGCCTACGTGCGGGAACGACGGAACGAAAAGGACGGCGAGGCGATCCTCGCCGAGGCGCTCGCCAAGCTTCGGGGCGCATCCTAG
- a CDS encoding serine/threonine-protein kinase, giving the protein MTVDGVGIGPLVAGRYRLVERIGSGGMGTVWRAHDDVLRVEVAIKEIRVSADLDDDERAAGVETAMREARNAARLRGNPHVVTVHDAVEHDGLPWIVMELVRAGTLATTVNRDGPLPPERAIQVGLAVLDALVAGQRMGVLHRDVKPSNILLADDGRVLLTDFGIATHAADPTLTGGIGSGGTPAYMAPERLLGGPATLAGDLFALGATLYFAVEGVSPFQRDTLPTTIGAVLHADPPPFLRGGRLSAAIAGLLAKNPASRLRAEGAQALLTWAASHPADSAPASLVSPASLVSPVSPASPASPAASLPPSPAPDAVIRRRHGSRPVPFPPAWPGTARPPGAVGWVRSWRAPRLMAGAMILLVLLAAVAAGAYQLFGADDGGDGDRRRASPPTVATRDPAGVGSQPGAEAGEALPPGMIGSWSGSVTQAFVHFNAELVLRGGRIGEVIGTSAYPESGCAGELVLRGVSGASVRLEERLTRVGALCFAATWLDLVLHGDGTLDCSYPATEISSAGQATMRRSAPPMSPSSPAPPG; this is encoded by the coding sequence GTGACTGTGGATGGTGTCGGCATCGGCCCGCTCGTCGCCGGGCGGTACCGGCTCGTCGAACGGATTGGCTCCGGTGGGATGGGCACCGTGTGGCGGGCCCACGACGACGTGCTCCGGGTCGAGGTGGCGATCAAGGAGATCCGGGTCTCCGCCGACCTCGACGACGACGAGCGTGCCGCCGGAGTGGAGACGGCGATGCGCGAGGCCCGCAACGCCGCCCGGCTGCGGGGGAACCCACACGTGGTCACCGTCCATGACGCCGTGGAACACGACGGCCTGCCGTGGATCGTGATGGAGCTGGTCCGGGCCGGCACACTCGCCACGACGGTCAACCGGGACGGTCCCCTGCCGCCCGAGCGTGCCATCCAGGTCGGGCTCGCGGTCCTCGACGCCCTGGTCGCGGGTCAGCGGATGGGCGTGCTGCACCGGGACGTCAAACCATCGAACATCCTGCTGGCCGACGACGGCCGGGTGCTGCTGACCGACTTCGGCATCGCCACCCACGCCGCCGACCCGACCCTCACCGGCGGCATCGGCAGCGGCGGGACGCCCGCTTACATGGCGCCCGAACGCCTCCTCGGCGGCCCCGCGACCCTGGCCGGCGACCTGTTCGCCCTCGGCGCCACCCTCTACTTTGCCGTCGAGGGGGTCTCACCGTTCCAGCGCGACACGCTGCCCACCACTATCGGCGCCGTGCTGCACGCCGATCCGCCACCCTTCCTCCGGGGCGGCAGGCTGTCGGCAGCGATCGCCGGGCTGCTGGCCAAGAACCCGGCGAGCCGGCTGCGCGCGGAGGGAGCGCAGGCGTTGCTGACCTGGGCCGCGTCCCACCCAGCCGATTCCGCCCCGGCATCCCTGGTATCCCCGGCATCCCTGGTATCCCCGGTATCTCCGGCATCTCCGGCATCCCCGGCCGCGTCATTGCCGCCGTCCCCGGCGCCGGACGCGGTGATCCGGCGCCGGCACGGGTCGCGACCCGTGCCGTTCCCGCCGGCCTGGCCAGGGACGGCGCGGCCCCCCGGCGCGGTCGGGTGGGTCCGGTCGTGGCGGGCACCCCGGCTGATGGCCGGGGCGATGATCCTCCTGGTGCTGCTCGCCGCCGTGGCCGCCGGGGCGTACCAGCTGTTCGGCGCGGACGACGGCGGCGACGGCGACCGGCGTCGTGCCTCGCCGCCGACGGTCGCCACGCGGGATCCGGCGGGGGTCGGGTCGCAACCGGGCGCCGAGGCTGGCGAGGCGCTGCCCCCGGGCATGATCGGCAGTTGGAGCGGATCGGTGACGCAGGCGTTCGTGCACTTCAACGCCGAGCTGGTGCTGCGGGGCGGCCGGATCGGCGAGGTGATCGGCACGAGTGCCTACCCGGAGAGTGGATGCGCCGGCGAGCTCGTGCTGCGGGGGGTGTCCGGCGCCTCGGTCCGGCTCGAGGAACGTCTCACCCGGGTCGGGGCGTTGTGCTTCGCCGCCACCTGGCTGGACCTCGTGCTCCACGGCGACGGCACGCTCGACTGCTCGTATCCGGCGACCGAGATCAGTTCGGCGGGGCAGGCGACCATGCGCCGCTCGGCGCCCCCCATGTCCCCATCGTCCCCCGCGCCTCCGGGCTGA
- a CDS encoding SHOCT domain-containing protein: protein MDPDFPLLSVFLYMLWFFAFILWLWLLFAVIMDVFRSQDLSGWAKAAWTVAIVVLPWLGVIAYLIVRGGSMHERSRAAAQRDEQAWRAYLQEAAGTTSDADELGKLAHLRDRGIISEAEFERGKTKILT, encoded by the coding sequence GTGGATCCCGATTTTCCGCTACTCAGTGTCTTCCTCTATATGCTGTGGTTTTTTGCTTTCATCCTGTGGCTGTGGCTGCTGTTTGCGGTGATCATGGATGTGTTCCGCAGCCAGGATCTGTCCGGATGGGCGAAGGCCGCCTGGACGGTCGCGATCGTGGTGCTGCCCTGGCTCGGCGTGATCGCCTACCTGATCGTGCGGGGTGGCAGCATGCACGAGCGCAGCCGCGCCGCGGCGCAGCGCGACGAACAGGCCTGGCGCGCCTACCTCCAGGAGGCCGCCGGGACAACGAGCGACGCCGACGAACTCGGCAAGCTCGCGCACCTGCGCGACCGGGGGATCATCAGCGAGGCCGAGTTCGAGCGGGGCAAGACCAAGATCCTGACCTGA
- the pgl gene encoding 6-phosphogluconolactonase — translation MTAEPELVLHRDAGVLARAAAARLITRLVDAQTARGEASLVLTGGGIGIALLRAVRSNPALDAVDWGKVDIWWGDERFVAAGSPDRNERQAREALLDHIPVDPKRIFPMGHLAAPTAGGDVEGRASASGYTDPESAAAEYTALLATRAVAGSAVPSFDVVLLGLGPEGHVASLFPDSPAVVATEPVVAVHDCPKPPPERVTLTLPAIQSAHEVWVIVAGEEKADAVAASFSGAGPITIPATGAVGRDRSLWLADRAAASRLPGWQ, via the coding sequence ATGACGGCCGAGCCGGAGCTCGTCCTCCATCGTGACGCCGGGGTACTGGCCAGGGCGGCCGCGGCCCGGCTGATCACCCGGCTGGTGGACGCCCAGACGGCCCGCGGGGAGGCCTCACTCGTCCTGACCGGCGGTGGCATCGGCATCGCCCTGCTGCGGGCGGTGCGATCGAACCCGGCTCTCGACGCGGTGGACTGGGGCAAGGTCGACATCTGGTGGGGCGACGAGCGGTTCGTCGCGGCCGGCTCGCCCGACCGCAACGAGCGGCAGGCGCGGGAGGCGCTGCTCGATCACATCCCGGTGGATCCCAAACGGATCTTCCCGATGGGCCATCTGGCGGCCCCGACCGCGGGCGGTGACGTCGAGGGACGGGCCTCGGCCTCCGGCTATACCGATCCGGAGTCCGCCGCGGCGGAGTACACCGCGCTGCTGGCCACCCGTGCCGTCGCCGGATCGGCGGTGCCGAGCTTCGACGTGGTGCTCCTCGGGCTCGGCCCGGAGGGCCATGTCGCCTCGCTGTTCCCGGACTCCCCCGCGGTCGTCGCGACCGAACCGGTGGTGGCCGTGCATGACTGCCCCAAACCACCGCCGGAACGCGTCACGCTGACCCTGCCGGCCATTCAGTCCGCCCACGAGGTCTGGGTGATCGTCGCCGGGGAGGAGAAGGCCGATGCGGTCGCGGCGTCGTTCTCCGGAGCGGGACCGATCACGATCCCGGCGACGGGAGCCGTCGGCCGCGACCGCAGCCTGTGGCTCGCCGACCGGGCCGCCGCCTCCCGGCTGCCCGGCTGGCAGTGA
- a CDS encoding glucose-6-phosphate dehydrogenase assembly protein OpcA — MTTLWDTTGSEVVKALAAERRAAGALAFGLALTLVVVVDEKHVSAAEGAATLAASAHPCRLLIVVRRQVDVPHPRLDAEVSIGGRLGPGEAVVMRMSGRLALHAESVVLPLLAPDAPVVTWWHDEPPARIAYDPLGVFADRRVTDVTASPDPLSALFQRAADFAPGDTDLSWTRLSPWRTLLAAAFDAVVSERPDSAVITAGRADPSAQLFAGWLQNRLAVPVTVDETGGRPGITAVAVALDGDRLAVSRTDSRSAMISRTGYPDRVLPLADRGVGDLLAEELRRLDEDAVYAEALGTWSGLPNLTRRSPHREHIWRDPMDQTVGTTDALAAGAATSGAVTSGTVTSSTAAPGTAPMTSAPNNERTVGGA, encoded by the coding sequence GTGACCACATTGTGGGACACCACCGGTTCTGAGGTGGTCAAGGCCCTCGCCGCCGAACGACGGGCGGCCGGAGCCCTGGCCTTCGGCCTGGCGCTGACCCTCGTCGTCGTCGTCGACGAAAAGCACGTCAGCGCCGCCGAGGGCGCGGCGACGCTGGCGGCCTCGGCCCATCCGTGCCGGCTACTGATCGTCGTCCGCCGGCAGGTCGACGTGCCGCATCCCCGGCTCGACGCCGAGGTCTCGATCGGCGGTCGGCTCGGCCCGGGCGAAGCGGTCGTGATGCGGATGTCCGGCCGGTTGGCGCTGCACGCGGAATCGGTCGTGCTTCCCCTGCTCGCACCGGACGCCCCGGTGGTCACCTGGTGGCACGACGAGCCGCCGGCCCGGATCGCCTACGACCCGCTCGGCGTGTTCGCCGACCGGCGGGTCACCGACGTCACCGCCAGCCCGGATCCGCTGTCGGCCCTGTTCCAGCGGGCCGCGGACTTCGCCCCCGGCGACACGGACCTGTCCTGGACCAGGCTGTCGCCCTGGCGCACCCTGCTCGCCGCCGCCTTCGACGCGGTGGTCAGCGAGCGGCCGGACTCGGCCGTCATCACCGCCGGCCGGGCCGATCCGAGCGCCCAGCTGTTCGCCGGCTGGCTCCAGAACAGGCTCGCCGTCCCGGTGACGGTCGACGAGACGGGCGGCCGGCCCGGTATCACCGCGGTCGCCGTCGCCCTCGACGGGGACCGGCTGGCCGTCTCCCGCACCGACTCCCGCTCGGCGATGATCTCCCGCACCGGGTACCCGGACCGGGTACTGCCTCTGGCCGACCGGGGCGTCGGGGACCTGCTCGCCGAGGAGCTGCGCCGGCTTGACGAGGACGCCGTCTACGCCGAGGCCCTGGGTACCTGGAGCGGCCTGCCGAACCTGACCAGACGCTCGCCGCACCGAGAGCACATCTGGCGGGACCCGATGGACCAGACCGTGGGCACCACGGACGCGTTGGCCGCCGGCGCCGCGACGTCGGGCGCCGTGACGTCGGGCACCGTGACGTCCAGCACCGCGGCCCCGGGCACCGCCCCGATGACGAGTGCCCCGAACAACGAACGGACGGTGGGTGGCGCATGA